CTGGTGTTTGATTTACAAAGCAAGCTCGACCGCATTATTAGCTGGGGTCAGCAGTCCATTGACTTGTGGATCGGCTACGATCGTCATGTGCATAAATTTATCCGTACCGCGATCGATATGGATAAAAACCGCGTCTTCGCCCAGCGTCTGCGTCAGTCCGTGCAGACCTACTTTGACGACCCATGGGCGCTGACCTATGCCAACGCCGATCGTCTGCTGGATATGCGTGACGAGGAGATGGTGCTGCGTGACGAAGAGGTCACCGGTGAACTTCCGGAAGATCTGGAATATGAAGAATTTAACGAGATCCGTGAACAACTGGCGGCGATCATCGAAGAACAGCTGGCTATCTACAAATCCAGACAAACACCACTGGATCTCGGTTTGGTAGTGCGCGAGTATCTGGCGCAATACCCACGTGCGCGTCATTTCGACGTCGCGCGTATTGTTATCGATCAGGCGGTACGCCTTGGCGTAGCGCAAGCAGACTTCACCGGACTGCCAGCCAAATGGCAGCCGATTAATGATTACGGAGCCAAGGTACAGGCGCATGTCATTGACAAATATTGAACAAGTGATGCCGGTAAAGCTGGCGCAGGCGCTGGCGAATCCGTTATTTCCGGCGCTGGATAGCGCCTTACGTTCGGGCCGCCATATCGGTCTGGATGAACTGGATAATCATGCCTTCCTGATGGATTTTCAGGAATATTTTGAAGAGTTTTACAGCCGCTACAACGTGGAATTGATCCGTGCGCCGGAAGGGTTCTTTTACCTTCGTCCGCGTTCAACGACGCTCATTCCGCGTTCGGTCCTGTCTGAACTGGACATGATGGTGGGTAAAATTCTGTGCTATCTCTATCTCAGCCCGGAACGCCTGGCGAACGAAGGGATTTTTACTCAGCAAGAGCTGTATGACGAGCTGTTAACGCTGGCGGATGAAGCCAAACTGCTGAAGCTGGTAAACAACCGTTCAACCGGTTCTGACGTTGACCGCCAGAAGCTACAGGAAAAAGTGCGTTCTTCGCTCAACCGCTTGCGCCGCTTAGGCATGGTGTGGTTTCTGGGCCACGACAGCAGCAAGTTCCGTATTACAGAATCTGTCTTCCGCTTTGGCGCGGATGTGCGTAGCGGTGACGATCCGCGTGAAGCACAGCGTCGCTTAATTCGTGATGGTGAAGCGATGGCGGTCGAGAACCGTCTGCAGCT
This window of the Citrobacter freundii ATCC 8090 = MTCC 1658 = NBRC 12681 genome carries:
- the mukE gene encoding chromosome partition protein MukE, whose protein sequence is MSLTNIEQVMPVKLAQALANPLFPALDSALRSGRHIGLDELDNHAFLMDFQEYFEEFYSRYNVELIRAPEGFFYLRPRSTTLIPRSVLSELDMMVGKILCYLYLSPERLANEGIFTQQELYDELLTLADEAKLLKLVNNRSTGSDVDRQKLQEKVRSSLNRLRRLGMVWFLGHDSSKFRITESVFRFGADVRSGDDPREAQRRLIRDGEAMAVENRLQLNDEPEENQPDSGEEE